In Mariluticola halotolerans, one DNA window encodes the following:
- a CDS encoding NAD(P)/FAD-dependent oxidoreductase → MNLLYSEGQKGAYPASYYAASANQTLDLGPMEGDSVCDVAIVGAGFTGLSAAYHLAELGYSVMVLEAQRVGWGASGRNGGQLGTGQRVDQMTLEKMLGDEHAMRLWELAEASKDLVKNLVHAHKIDCGLKPGIIYADHQKRFASETEAYVRHLNKRYGYDQIGYVDSVDLHEYIGTEAYHGGSLDWGAAHLHPLNFALGLAEAALHEGAQIFEQTEVTKITHGARVTLETNRGRVSAEHVLLACNGYLGELEGHVGAKVMPINSYIVATEPLSEALARDVIRDDVAVADSRFVVNYYRLSEDRRMLFGGRESYGYRYPDDIAASVKKRMVGIYPQLADARIDYYWGGTLGITMNRMPHVARLAPNILSASGYSGHGLGMSTLCGQLMAEAIHGNASRFDTMASVPVPQFPGGMVLRRPLLVLAMLYFAMRDRF, encoded by the coding sequence ATGAATCTGCTCTATAGCGAGGGCCAGAAAGGCGCCTACCCCGCCTCCTATTACGCCGCGAGCGCCAACCAGACGCTTGATCTGGGGCCGATGGAAGGCGACAGCGTTTGCGATGTCGCCATTGTCGGGGCCGGATTTACCGGCCTTTCGGCCGCATATCACCTGGCGGAACTGGGCTATAGCGTGATGGTGCTGGAAGCGCAGCGGGTTGGCTGGGGCGCGTCCGGGCGCAATGGCGGGCAATTGGGCACCGGGCAGCGCGTGGACCAGATGACGCTGGAGAAAATGCTCGGGGACGAGCATGCCATGCGCCTTTGGGAATTGGCGGAAGCCTCCAAGGATCTGGTCAAGAATCTGGTGCATGCGCACAAGATCGATTGCGGCCTGAAGCCGGGCATTATCTATGCCGATCACCAAAAGCGGTTTGCGAGCGAAACCGAAGCCTATGTGCGCCATCTCAACAAGCGCTATGGCTATGACCAGATCGGATATGTCGACAGTGTCGATCTGCATGAATATATCGGCACCGAGGCCTATCATGGCGGTTCGCTGGACTGGGGCGCGGCGCATCTGCATCCGCTCAATTTTGCCCTGGGGCTGGCCGAGGCGGCGCTGCATGAAGGGGCGCAAATTTTTGAACAGACCGAGGTGACCAAAATCACCCATGGTGCCCGCGTCACCCTTGAGACCAATCGCGGCCGGGTCAGCGCAGAGCATGTGCTTTTGGCCTGCAACGGGTATCTCGGCGAACTTGAGGGCCATGTCGGCGCAAAAGTGATGCCGATCAATTCCTATATCGTTGCGACGGAGCCGCTTTCCGAAGCGCTGGCGCGCGATGTGATCCGCGATGATGTGGCGGTGGCGGATTCGCGCTTTGTGGTGAATTACTATCGATTGTCGGAAGACCGGCGCATGCTGTTTGGCGGGCGCGAAAGCTATGGCTATCGCTATCCCGACGATATCGCCGCCTCGGTGAAAAAACGGATGGTCGGGATCTATCCGCAGCTTGCCGATGCCAGGATTGACTATTACTGGGGCGGCACGCTGGGGATCACCATGAACCGCATGCCGCATGTGGCGCGGCTGGCACCGAATATCCTTTCCGCCTCGGGTTATTCCGGGCATGGATTGGGCATGTCGACCCTTTGCGGGCAATTGATGGCCGAGGCCATTCACGGCAATGCCAGCCGGTTTGACACCATGGCCTCAGTGCCGGTGCCGCAATTTCCCGGCGGCATGGTGTTGCGGCGGCCCTTGCTGGTGCTGGCCATGTTGTATTTTGCCATGCGGGACCGATTCTGA
- a CDS encoding gamma-glutamyl-gamma-aminobutyrate hydrolase family protein, translating into MTKRPIIGVIGCNKMLEGEPAQTVKSRYIAGIAEFADGIPLIIPSLGRPEDAPAIIAQLDGLLLTGATSNIEPQHFGGVGGRGPRDPHRDTTSLSLIMAAQAAGVPVIGICRGLQEINVALGGTIIDQRDAETRAMDHHAADDADLEGMFGHTHSVDVAPGSLLGEITGERTLAVNSVHYQHIGQLGDGLRVEATAEDGVVEAISSRDGRSIFAVQWHPEWRPAERPHDLAFWRYVGALTRQPQG; encoded by the coding sequence ATGACAAAAAGACCGATTATCGGCGTTATCGGCTGCAACAAGATGCTGGAGGGTGAACCCGCCCAAACGGTCAAATCACGCTATATTGCCGGGATTGCCGAATTTGCCGACGGGATTCCGCTGATCATTCCCAGCCTTGGCCGACCCGAAGACGCGCCGGCCATTATTGCACAACTGGACGGGTTGCTGCTGACCGGGGCGACATCGAATATCGAGCCGCAGCATTTTGGCGGCGTGGGCGGGCGTGGTCCGCGCGATCCGCATCGCGACACCACGTCCCTATCGCTGATCATGGCGGCGCAGGCGGCAGGCGTGCCGGTGATCGGGATTTGCCGGGGCTTGCAGGAAATCAATGTGGCGCTTGGCGGCACGATTATCGACCAGCGCGACGCCGAAACGCGCGCGATGGACCATCATGCCGCTGATGACGCCGACCTTGAAGGAATGTTTGGCCATACCCACAGCGTGGACGTGGCCCCCGGCTCGCTATTGGGCGAGATCACCGGGGAACGTACGCTTGCGGTCAATTCGGTGCATTACCAGCATATCGGCCAACTGGGTGACGGATTGCGGGTGGAGGCGACGGCTGAGGACGGGGTTGTGGAAGCCATTTCATCGCGCGACGGGCGATCTATCTTTGCGGTGCAATGGCATCCGGAATGGCGCCCGGCAGAACGCCCGCATGATCTGGCCTTCTGGCGTTATGTGGGGGCATTGACGCGCCAGCCCCAGGGCTGA
- a CDS encoding PDR/VanB family oxidoreductase — translation MLKNTDWRRAKVRECVKIADDVRQVTFDVDGALPRFDPGSHTNIKVEINGEPAIRTYTCLPSPAGTLRIGVKLHPQSRGGSRFVWDLKPGDALHMSVPENRFPLSWRAGHYLLLAGGIGVTPIYGMAKILAERGIVPRMVYGGANRTVMPFIDELQALLGDQLSIYEADKKQMIDLDAEIAALPEDGELYICGPLGMLNAAKAAWARAGRPVSRFRCEVFGDNGKFAEHRFKVHVAQKNITVEVRPDQSMLDALMEAGVDMIYDCQRGECGLCAVGIVDLKGEVDHRDVFFSEAEKTENHRMCACVSRLASGEATIDVGYRA, via the coding sequence ATGCTTAAAAACACCGATTGGCGCCGGGCAAAAGTCCGCGAATGCGTCAAAATTGCCGATGATGTGCGTCAGGTCACCTTCGATGTCGATGGCGCACTGCCGCGTTTCGATCCGGGCTCGCACACCAATATCAAGGTCGAAATCAATGGCGAACCGGCCATCCGCACCTATACATGTCTGCCCTCTCCGGCCGGCACGTTGCGCATAGGCGTCAAACTGCACCCGCAAAGCCGGGGCGGCTCGCGCTTTGTCTGGGATTTGAAGCCCGGCGATGCTTTACATATGAGTGTGCCGGAAAACCGTTTTCCCCTTTCCTGGCGCGCCGGGCATTATCTGCTGCTTGCGGGCGGCATTGGCGTCACCCCCATCTATGGCATGGCCAAAATCCTTGCAGAGCGGGGCATCGTCCCGCGCATGGTTTATGGCGGGGCCAATAGAACCGTCATGCCCTTTATCGATGAACTTCAGGCGCTGCTTGGCGACCAATTGTCGATCTATGAGGCCGACAAGAAACAAATGATCGATCTGGACGCGGAAATAGCGGCATTGCCCGAAGATGGGGAACTCTATATTTGCGGGCCGTTGGGCATGCTCAATGCCGCCAAGGCGGCCTGGGCCCGTGCTGGCCGTCCTGTCAGCCGTTTCCGCTGCGAAGTGTTCGGCGATAATGGCAAGTTCGCCGAGCATCGCTTCAAGGTGCATGTGGCGCAAAAAAATATCACCGTCGAGGTCCGGCCCGATCAGTCCATGCTGGATGCGCTGATGGAAGCTGGTGTCGACATGATTTATGATTGCCAGCGTGGCGAATGCGGCCTTTGCGCTGTCGGCATTGTCGATCTCAAGGGTGAAGTCGATCATCGCGATGTGTTCTTTTCAGAAGCGGAAAAGACCGAAAACCATCGCATGTGCGCCTGCGTTTCACGCCTCGCCAGCGGCGAAGCCACCATTGATGTGGGCTATCGCGCCTAG
- a CDS encoding GntR family transcriptional regulator, translating to MAERANSQSLKALRGVRDLVLEGEFHPGERLSEIAVAERLGLSRTPLRAALARLEQEGLLELIPSGGYAVRSFTLEEVFDAIELRGVLEGTAARVAAERGVQPAKLRAIKTLVEELDMAIGEGAETMDFDRYVDRNAEFHAALAGLSGSETIRREVERATQLPFASPSAFLEKQEDVPAFRRSLVGGQLQHKLIVSAIEMREGARAEALAREHARLARQNLEFVIDEDRSLMRRVPALALVAG from the coding sequence ATGGCTGAACGGGCCAATTCACAATCTTTGAAAGCCTTGCGCGGTGTGCGCGATCTGGTGCTTGAGGGCGAATTTCACCCCGGCGAACGCCTGTCGGAAATCGCCGTGGCCGAGCGGCTCGGCCTGTCCCGCACGCCCTTGCGCGCCGCTTTGGCACGGCTGGAGCAGGAAGGCCTGCTCGAACTAATCCCCTCGGGCGGCTATGCGGTTCGAAGCTTCACCCTTGAAGAAGTGTTCGACGCTATCGAGTTGCGCGGCGTCCTTGAAGGCACGGCAGCGCGCGTTGCCGCCGAACGGGGGGTGCAGCCAGCCAAACTGCGCGCCATCAAAACACTGGTCGAGGAACTCGACATGGCGATAGGTGAGGGGGCCGAAACCATGGATTTCGATCGCTATGTCGATCGCAATGCAGAGTTTCATGCAGCCCTTGCCGGGCTCTCCGGCTCAGAAACCATCCGGCGCGAAGTCGAGCGGGCCACCCAGTTGCCCTTCGCCTCGCCCAGTGCCTTTCTGGAAAAGCAGGAAGATGTGCCCGCCTTTCGCCGTTCGCTGGTGGGCGGCCAGTTGCAGCACAAGCTCATCGTCAGCGCCATTGAAATGCGCGAAGGGGCACGGGCCGAGGCCCTGGCCCGCGAACATGCCCGTCTGGCGCGGCAAAATCTGGAATTCGTCATCGACGAAGACCGCAGTTTGATGCGCCGTGTCCCGGCGCTCGCTTTGGTTGCGGGGTAG
- a CDS encoding aromatic ring-hydroxylating dioxygenase subunit alpha produces the protein MTEQTFPMNAWYAAAWDVELKRALLPRKICGKPVVMYRKRDGSAVALADACWHRLLPLSMGELHEDNVICGYHGLEFDDTGRCVYMPSQDTINPSACVTSYPLVEKHRFIWLWMGDPALADPAKVPDLHWNDDPDWASDGKTIYAKCDYRLVVDNLMDLTHETFVHGSSIGNRAVAEAPFEATHTDTTATITRWMKDITAPPFWAAQLGQAEHVDRWQIINFEAPSTVAIDVGIAPTGTGAPEGDRSQGVNGFVLNTITPETDKTCHYFWAFARNYKLTEQARTHELREGVAGVFREDEIILEAQQEAIDKNPDHVFYNLNIDAGSMWARKLIDRMIDEEQTQKLAAE, from the coding sequence ATGACCGAGCAGACTTTTCCGATGAACGCATGGTATGCCGCCGCATGGGATGTGGAGCTCAAGCGCGCGCTACTTCCCCGTAAAATCTGCGGAAAACCGGTTGTTATGTATCGAAAGCGCGACGGTTCGGCGGTTGCCCTGGCCGATGCCTGCTGGCATCGTCTGCTCCCGCTCTCCATGGGCGAGCTGCATGAGGACAATGTCATTTGCGGTTATCACGGTCTTGAATTCGATGACACAGGCCGCTGTGTATACATGCCCTCACAGGACACCATAAACCCCTCCGCCTGCGTCACCTCCTATCCGCTGGTGGAAAAGCACCGCTTCATCTGGCTGTGGATGGGCGATCCGGCCCTGGCCGATCCCGCCAAAGTCCCCGATCTGCACTGGAATGACGATCCGGACTGGGCCTCGGACGGCAAGACCATTTATGCCAAATGCGATTATCGCCTCGTGGTCGACAATCTCATGGATCTCACCCACGAAACCTTCGTGCATGGCTCCTCGATCGGCAATCGCGCCGTGGCCGAAGCCCCATTCGAAGCCACCCATACGGATACAACAGCCACCATCACCCGCTGGATGAAGGATATCACCGCGCCCCCGTTCTGGGCTGCCCAGCTTGGCCAGGCCGAACATGTGGATCGCTGGCAGATCATCAATTTTGAAGCGCCTTCAACGGTCGCCATCGATGTCGGTATCGCCCCCACGGGCACCGGCGCGCCAGAAGGCGACCGGTCGCAGGGCGTCAACGGGTTCGTGCTCAACACCATCACCCCCGAAACCGACAAGACCTGCCATTATTTCTGGGCCTTTGCCCGTAATTACAAACTCACCGAACAAGCCCGCACCCATGAGCTGCGCGAGGGCGTGGCCGGTGTGTTCCGTGAAGATGAAATCATCCTCGAAGCGCAGCAGGAAGCGATCGACAAAAATCCGGATCACGTGTTCTACAACCTCAACATTGATGCAGGTTCAATGTGGGCGCGTAAGCTGATTGATCGTATGATCGACGAAGAGCAGACACAAAAGCTCGCAGCGGAATAG
- a CDS encoding TRAP transporter substrate-binding protein, giving the protein MKHFATLIGAVATAAVLSGTALAQDVTLRLHQMLPPQATIPAKAITPWAERIEEQSEGRIKIELYPTMQLGGAPPQLFDQAKDGVVDVIWTVLGYTPGRFPKSEVFETPFMVTTGEATSRAFQKYVEEYAMDEFADVHLIAVHTHGPGLFHMKDPIEKLEDIKGKKVRGGSRIINELLISLGAEPVGMPVPAVPEALSKGVIDGTTIPWEVTTALKSSELVHNHTGFTGDHGLYTQTFAVVMNKDSYNNLPDDLKAIVDANSGVEVAAEFGRAMDMGDEGGLKVAQDLGNNIITLDADETARWVEVSQPIIDNWIAGTPDGQMLFDAAKALVDEESSM; this is encoded by the coding sequence ATGAAACATTTTGCAACATTGATTGGTGCAGTTGCCACGGCAGCTGTGCTTTCTGGAACCGCGCTGGCGCAGGACGTCACGCTACGTCTGCATCAGATGCTGCCGCCACAGGCAACCATTCCTGCCAAGGCCATCACGCCCTGGGCCGAGCGTATCGAGGAACAGTCTGAAGGCCGGATCAAGATCGAACTTTATCCGACCATGCAGCTCGGCGGCGCGCCCCCGCAGCTGTTCGACCAGGCCAAGGATGGCGTGGTGGACGTGATCTGGACCGTTTTGGGCTACACACCCGGCCGTTTCCCCAAGTCCGAAGTTTTCGAAACGCCGTTCATGGTGACCACGGGCGAAGCCACCTCGCGTGCCTTCCAGAAATACGTCGAAGAATATGCCATGGATGAGTTTGCCGACGTGCACCTCATCGCCGTGCATACCCACGGCCCCGGCCTCTTCCACATGAAGGACCCGATCGAAAAGCTCGAAGATATCAAGGGCAAGAAGGTCCGTGGCGGTTCGCGCATTATCAACGAGCTGCTGATCAGCCTCGGCGCTGAGCCTGTCGGCATGCCGGTCCCGGCTGTGCCTGAAGCGCTCTCCAAGGGCGTGATCGACGGCACAACCATTCCCTGGGAAGTCACCACCGCGCTGAAGTCCAGCGAACTGGTACATAATCACACCGGCTTTACCGGCGATCATGGTCTTTACACCCAGACCTTCGCCGTGGTGATGAACAAGGATAGCTACAACAACCTGCCTGACGATCTCAAAGCCATCGTCGACGCCAATTCCGGTGTTGAAGTGGCAGCCGAATTCGGCCGTGCCATGGATATGGGCGACGAAGGCGGTCTCAAGGTTGCGCAGGATCTGGGCAATAACATCATCACCCTTGATGCTGATGAAACCGCCCGCTGGGTCGAGGTCAGCCAGCCGATCATCGACAACTGGATTGCCGGTACACCCGATGGCCAGATGCTGTTCGACGCAGCAAAGGCATTGGTGGACGAGGAATCATCCATGTAA
- the pobA gene encoding 4-hydroxybenzoate 3-monooxygenase encodes MRKQVAIIGSGPAGLFLGALLEKSGIDTIILERRSQDYVLGRIRAGVLEQGTMEMLDAVGCGARMREEGLIHDGFDLTFDGRRHRIDLSELTGGKTVMVYGQTEVTRDLMDGRDAAGHAIVYEAENVTPHDFDSARPYVTYDKDGVSQRVDCDVIVGCDGFHGVCRKSVPEGSITEFEKVYPFGWLGVLADVKPVADELVYANHSRGFALCSMRSLTRSRYYVQCDLSDKVENWSDDAFWDELRRRLPPKLAEAVNTGPSIEKSIAPLRSFVAEPLTFGRMLLCGDAGHIVPPTGAKGLNLAASDVFYASEAIRDFLDDGNEKSLKHYSTRALKRIWKAERFSWWMTSILHRFPADGDFNQKIQEAELDYLVHSKNASASLAENYVGLPY; translated from the coding sequence ATGCGCAAACAGGTTGCGATCATAGGTTCCGGTCCTGCCGGTTTGTTTCTGGGGGCTTTGCTCGAAAAGTCAGGCATCGACACCATAATCCTTGAGCGGCGTTCGCAGGACTACGTGCTGGGCCGCATCCGTGCCGGTGTGCTTGAACAGGGCACGATGGAAATGCTGGATGCAGTGGGCTGTGGTGCGCGCATGCGTGAGGAGGGGCTAATCCATGACGGGTTCGATCTGACCTTTGATGGGCGTCGCCATCGTATCGACCTGTCCGAATTGACCGGCGGGAAAACGGTGATGGTCTATGGCCAGACGGAAGTCACCCGTGACCTCATGGATGGGCGTGATGCGGCGGGCCATGCGATCGTTTACGAGGCGGAGAATGTCACCCCTCACGATTTCGACAGCGCCAGGCCCTATGTCACCTATGACAAGGACGGCGTAAGTCAGCGCGTTGACTGCGATGTCATTGTCGGCTGCGATGGTTTTCACGGCGTTTGCCGCAAATCCGTGCCCGAGGGCAGCATCACGGAATTCGAAAAGGTCTATCCCTTCGGTTGGCTTGGGGTCTTGGCCGATGTGAAGCCCGTCGCTGACGAGCTGGTTTATGCCAATCACAGCCGTGGTTTTGCCCTGTGTTCCATGCGCTCGCTCACCCGCAGCCGCTATTACGTGCAGTGCGATCTCTCCGACAAGGTCGAGAACTGGAGCGATGATGCCTTTTGGGATGAATTGCGCCGGCGTCTCCCCCCGAAGCTGGCCGAGGCGGTCAATACCGGGCCATCAATCGAAAAATCCATTGCCCCTTTGCGTTCCTTCGTTGCCGAACCCCTGACCTTCGGGCGCATGCTGCTGTGCGGCGATGCCGGCCATATCGTGCCGCCCACCGGTGCCAAGGGGCTCAACCTCGCTGCCAGCGATGTTTTCTATGCCAGCGAAGCCATCCGTGACTTTCTTGACGACGGCAATGAAAAAAGCCTCAAGCACTATTCCACCCGCGCCCTCAAGCGCATCTGGAAGGCTGAACGGTTCTCCTGGTGGATGACCTCCATCCTGCACCGCTTCCCGGCAGACGGTGATTTCAATCAGAAAATCCAGGAAGCTGAACTGGATTACCTGGTCCACTCAAAAAATGCCTCGGCATCGCTCGCTGAAAATTATGTGGGCCTGCCTTATTGA
- a CDS encoding TRAP transporter large permease translates to MTSLEIGLWSFPFLLLLIFIRIPIGLAMLIVGVLGNYFVRGSFTPILAQMKDLSFSTFSAYSLSIIPLFLLMGQFAALGGMSQSLFKAAATWLGHRRGGVAMAAVGACAGFGAICGSSLATAATMGQVALPELKRYGYSGALSTGALAAGGTLGILIPPSVILVIYAILTEQNIAKLFVAAFVPGILAAIGYMIAISIYVRLKPDSAGSRARAPYRERFAALMGVWPVLIVFFLVVGGIYFGWFTPTEAAGIGAVGTGVIALLNGGLTRKTFIEAILVTASATAMIFLIVFGANVYNAFLALSQLPQEAAAFVTAQGFNPWLVLAIILLLYMVFGCVMDSLSMILLTIPIFFPIVSVLDFGLPPGEFGLWFGILVLIVVEVGLITPPVGMNLFIINSMAKDTSMLDTYKGVLPFVISDVIRVIILTAFPVISLFVVRWLY, encoded by the coding sequence TTGACCAGTCTAGAAATCGGCCTCTGGTCATTTCCCTTTTTGCTGTTGCTGATCTTCATCCGCATTCCAATCGGTCTGGCGATGTTGATTGTCGGCGTGCTCGGCAATTATTTCGTGCGCGGCTCCTTCACGCCTATCCTGGCCCAGATGAAGGACCTGAGCTTCTCAACCTTTTCCGCATACTCCCTTTCCATCATTCCGCTGTTTTTGCTCATGGGGCAGTTCGCAGCATTGGGCGGTATGTCGCAATCCCTGTTCAAGGCCGCAGCGACATGGCTCGGCCACCGTCGGGGCGGGGTTGCCATGGCAGCGGTGGGGGCATGTGCCGGTTTCGGTGCCATTTGCGGCTCCTCTTTGGCAACTGCGGCCACGATGGGGCAGGTCGCCCTGCCGGAACTAAAACGTTACGGATATTCAGGTGCGCTCTCCACGGGCGCACTCGCAGCGGGTGGAACCTTGGGCATTCTCATCCCGCCATCAGTTATTCTGGTGATCTATGCCATCCTGACTGAACAGAATATCGCCAAGCTCTTTGTCGCCGCGTTCGTTCCGGGCATTCTGGCAGCGATTGGTTATATGATCGCCATTTCCATCTATGTCCGCCTCAAGCCGGATTCCGCCGGCAGCAGGGCCCGTGCCCCTTACCGCGAGCGTTTTGCCGCTCTGATGGGTGTCTGGCCTGTGCTGATTGTTTTCTTTCTGGTGGTCGGCGGCATCTATTTTGGCTGGTTCACGCCAACCGAGGCTGCAGGTATTGGTGCGGTCGGCACCGGCGTAATTGCCCTGCTCAACGGCGGGTTGACGCGCAAGACCTTTATCGAGGCCATTCTGGTCACGGCGTCCGCCACCGCGATGATCTTCCTCATCGTCTTCGGTGCCAATGTCTACAATGCCTTCCTCGCCCTGTCGCAATTGCCACAGGAAGCGGCGGCTTTTGTCACCGCCCAGGGGTTCAACCCGTGGCTGGTGCTGGCCATCATTCTGTTGCTCTACATGGTGTTTGGCTGCGTCATGGATTCACTTTCCATGATCCTTTTGACCATTCCCATTTTCTTTCCCATCGTCTCCGTCTTGGATTTCGGTTTGCCGCCGGGAGAATTCGGGCTGTGGTTCGGCATTCTGGTGCTCATCGTGGTTGAGGTGGGGCTGATCACGCCACCGGTGGGCATGAATCTGTTCATCATCAACAGCATGGCCAAGGATACCTCCATGCTCGACACTTATAAGGGTGTCTTGCCCTTCGTCATTTCCGATGTGATCCGCGTAATCATTCTGACCGCGTTCCCGGTCATCTCGCTCTTTGTTGTCCGTTGGCTGTATTGA
- a CDS encoding TRAP transporter small permease has product MLATLEKWVEGLVKTVAILGGIVLAAIAIMTAVSIIGRALLPLGLRPVPGDFELVEAGTAFVVTAFFPWCQLRRGHASVSILTDLLGMRANLVIDLIADALLLFAAVIMTWRHIYGMLDKQAYGETTFILQFPLWWAYALCVIGLVTWVIAGLWAVVGDIRALMRNQRRVEDAGAIH; this is encoded by the coding sequence ATGCTGGCGACTTTGGAAAAATGGGTGGAGGGACTGGTCAAGACCGTCGCCATCCTTGGGGGCATTGTTTTGGCTGCAATAGCCATTATGACGGCCGTGAGTATTATCGGCCGGGCGCTCTTGCCTCTCGGTTTGCGGCCGGTGCCGGGCGATTTTGAACTGGTTGAGGCAGGCACGGCATTTGTTGTCACGGCCTTTTTCCCATGGTGTCAGTTGCGGCGCGGCCATGCCAGCGTGTCCATCCTCACTGATTTGTTGGGCATGCGTGCCAATTTGGTCATCGATTTGATTGCCGACGCGCTATTGCTTTTTGCGGCAGTCATCATGACCTGGCGTCACATTTACGGCATGCTCGACAAGCAGGCCTATGGCGAAACCACCTTCATTCTGCAATTCCCGCTTTGGTGGGCCTACGCCTTGTGCGTCATCGGCCTTGTTACCTGGGTAATCGCCGGGCTTTGGGCTGTTGTGGGTGACATCAGAGCACTTATGCGCAACCAACGGCGCGTTGAAGATGCAGGAGCGATACATTGA
- the pcaQ gene encoding pca operon transcription factor PcaQ has translation MSQLRVRFRHLQTFLEVARQKSVSTAAEMLHVSQPAVTKTIRELEAVLGTKLVEKDGRGIRITRQGEVFLRHAGTSVAAIQQGIDSVKRELGGRGPTVRVGALPTVSARVMPKAVELFLKEESGTGIRVVTGENTVMLNQLRVGDLDMVVGRLAAPELMQGLAFEHLYSEQIAFVVRKGHPLLASDKLAFDRIGEFPVLMPPPGSVIRPFVDRFLITHGLVDLPTLIETVSDSFGRAFVRSNDAVWIISFGVVANEVAQGSFATLPVDTSETRGSVGLTTRGDATLSPQMIMLMQTIRDVTAQEN, from the coding sequence ATGTCGCAATTACGGGTTCGATTCCGGCATTTGCAGACATTTTTGGAAGTTGCGCGGCAAAAAAGCGTGAGCACAGCCGCGGAAATGCTTCATGTCAGCCAGCCGGCGGTGACCAAGACCATTCGCGAGCTGGAGGCCGTTCTGGGCACCAAGCTGGTGGAAAAAGACGGGCGCGGCATACGCATCACGCGGCAGGGTGAGGTATTTCTGCGTCATGCCGGCACCAGCGTTGCCGCCATCCAGCAAGGCATCGATTCCGTCAAGCGTGAGCTGGGCGGGCGTGGGCCTACGGTTCGGGTGGGGGCATTGCCGACTGTTTCGGCCCGGGTAATGCCCAAGGCGGTCGAATTATTTCTCAAAGAGGAAAGCGGGACGGGCATCCGGGTGGTCACCGGCGAAAACACGGTGATGCTCAACCAGTTGCGCGTGGGCGACCTTGATATGGTGGTGGGACGGCTTGCCGCGCCCGAGCTCATGCAGGGACTGGCCTTTGAACATCTTTATTCCGAACAGATTGCCTTTGTGGTGCGCAAGGGGCATCCGCTTCTGGCCAGTGACAAGCTGGCCTTTGACCGGATTGGCGAATTTCCCGTGCTGATGCCCCCGCCCGGCTCGGTGATCCGTCCGTTTGTCGACCGGTTTTTGATCACCCATGGCCTTGTGGACCTGCCGACACTGATCGAAACGGTCTCAGACAGTTTTGGCCGCGCCTTTGTACGCAGCAATGATGCGGTGTGGATTATTTCGTTCGGGGTGGTCGCCAATGAGGTGGCGCAGGGCAGTTTTGCCACGCTGCCGGTCGATACCAGCGAAACCCGCGGCTCAGTGGGGCTGACCACGAGAGGCGACGCCACCCTTTCACCGCAAATGATCATGCTGATGCAGACCATTCGTGATGTCACAGCGCAGGAAAACTAG